The proteins below come from a single Chrysoperla carnea chromosome 1, inChrCarn1.1, whole genome shotgun sequence genomic window:
- the LOC123305234 gene encoding rhythmically expressed gene 5 protein, protein MAFIKHIFVCLCVISLVASSAIPMWEMLGREEKMAYLYAQFINQVEDFCSYSQMSNCRKELTKHGLAKLHSMPEDHLDLMDPFQRGAHNIIWDSMMDGHEVLKKSVPETPTTTTAAPTTEKHVPAYAFLTNPPRGGARPQRVSSIQDQIQEYQKKKSSSNYLENDLYTETNYLNTAASSKFEKVVPVTNDFVGPMVVRVKPDGTYVDTRVPIDEDLIHYKMAKTKVPSMLDTLVDALRPVRSTYESQPYAVYVKP, encoded by the exons atggcttttattaaacatatttttgtgtgtttatgtGTAATCAGTTTGGTGGCATCTTCAGCAATTCCAATGTGGGAAATGCTTGGACGTGAagaaaag ATGGCCTATTTATACGCACAATTTATCAATCAAGTTGAAGATTTTTGTTCGTATTCACAAATGTCTAACTGTCGCAAAGAATTAACTAAACATGGTCTTGCAAAATTACACTCAATGCCGGAAGATCATTTAGACCTTATGGATCCATTCCAACGTGGGGCACATAATATAA tTTGGGATTCAATGATGGACGGACatgaagtattaaaaaaatcagtcCCAGAAACACCAACCACAACAACAGCCGCTCCAACAACCGAAAAACATGTACCGGCCTATGCATTTTTAACTAATCCACCACGTGGAGGTGCTCGCCCACAACGAGTTTCTAGTATTCAAGACCAAATTCAAgaatatcaaaagaaaaaatcttcttcaaattatttagaaaatgatttgtacactgaaacaaattatttaaatacagcAGCTTCatctaaatttgaaaaagttgtaCCAGTGACGAACGATTTTGTTGGACCAATGGTTGTGCGAGTGAAACCTGATGGTACTTATGTCGATACTCGAGTACCAATTGATGAAgatttaattcattataaaatggCTAAAACTAAGGTTCCAAGTATGTTGGATACTTTGGTTGATGCTTTACGTCCAGTTAGAAGTACCTACGAATCTCAACCCTATGCTGTTTATGTCAAACCATAA